The Limnospira fusiformis SAG 85.79 genomic interval TTATCATAGGTGATTTACATGGGAAAGTTTCAGGGTAAACGAGTTTCGCTAGTCCAAAAACTCACTATAGCCATGACCCGGTTAGTCATCATAGTAGTAACCAGCGTCACTTGGCTTTCCCTTCAGCTTCAGCAACACAGTTTTAAACAAGAACTAGAACAACAGGCTAATATATTACTAGAAACCATCTCCATTGCGTCCGCTGAACCTTTGGAAGTTTCTGATGTTCAGTTTCTCACCCGACTAATGGAGCAACTAGGAACTGCTCAAATTTTAGTTTCCGGTCATATCTATCAAGCCGAAGGTAGGGTAATTGCAGATGTCTATAACTCGGAGATTTTTACCAATGATATCGACCTGAAACCTGGGGTTGTGGAGTTACTGAAAACCTCAGAAACCCTGTTGAATTGGCAGTATGACAATCAACAACTATTGGGAGTAAAAGCCGTTACCTTCAACGGTAAAATCGTGGGTGCTGTCAGTGTCGGACTCTCGACGCAACCCTTAGAAAATAAAATGGCAACCGTCCGCAATCAGGGTTTAATTATTGCTATGATTGCCGCCATTGCTGGAGCTTGTCTCGCCTCGATAATTAGCCGTTCAATTACTGAACCCCTTAAACAAATGACCGCCGCCACCAAAGAATTAGCCGCCGGAGATTTAGAGTTAAAAATCGACTTACAAAGCCAAGATGAACTTCAGGTTTTAGCGGATTCTTTTAACAAAATGACTAAACAATTGCGAGATTTAGTCGAAAGCAAGGAACAACTAATCACCAGCTTAGAACTACGAGCGGAAGCACTCCGAAAAAGTGAGGTTAAAAACAGAGCATTGCTTAATGCTATCCCCGATTTAATGCTAAGATTTAATCAAGAGGGTCTGGTTTTAGACTTTCAAGCATCTAGGCGAATTAATTAAGTCAATTTTGGATTATCTACACCAGAGTATTTATGATTTATTGCCGAATAATTTGGCTAATCTTTATCTAAAAAATGTCAATAAAGCTCTAATTACTCAGGAAGTACAAGTATTTGAATATGAATGGTTTTTTGATGAAAAACGCCATCATTTTGAAGCCAGAATTGTCGTGAGTGGAGAAAGTGAAGTTTTGGCAATCATCCGTGATATTACCCAAAGTAAATTAGCTCAAATTGAATTACAACGAGCTAAAGATGCTGCCGAAAGCGCCAACCATGCTCAAAGTGAATTTCTAGCCAGCATGAGTCATGAACTGCGTACACCGTTAAATGCCATTATTGGTTATAGCGAACTTTTGCGAGAAGATGCTGTGGATTTTGGCTATACAGATTTTATTCCCGACCTGGATCAAATTCGAGCATCAGGACTGCATCTGTTAACTATTATTCAAGATATTTTAGATATTTCCAAATTAGAATCAGGGATGATGACGGTTTGCTTAGAAAACTTTAATATTGCCACCTTAATCAAAGAAATCGAAGCACTGGTGCAGCCATTATTCCCCAAAAATCATAACCAACTTAAAGTCAACTGTACCCCTGATGTTGAGGGAATGTATGCCGATCGCATCAAAGTCAAACAAGTATTGCTTAACCTTCTGAGTAACGCCGCCAAATTCACAGAAAATGGCTTGGTCAACTTAAATGTGATTTATATAGGTCAGCTTGACACCAAAATCTCGGCCTACCTGCGGGAAAATTTAGCCTCATCAGTCTTAGTGAATGACGAACACCAATTACAAGGTGGGGTGGCTTTTGAGGTCATCGATACGGGAATTGGCTTGACCACAGAACAGATGACCAAAATCTTTGAACCCTTCGAGCGAGCGGATAACTCCACCACCCGCCGCTACGAAGGAACCGGGTTAGGACTATCAATCAGCAAAAGATTTTGTGAGTTAATGGGAGGAGCCATCACCGTGGCCAGTGAAATCGGCGAAGGGTCAACCTTTACGGCATATTTCCCCCTAGTTATGGGTGAAAACACATTTACGGGAATGTGACACCCCAAGAAATCAGGCGATCGCTTCCCAATCGCCAATTTCATCAAAGCGCGGCTCGACCAATTCCGGTAGAATTAACATTGTCCTGTGATTACCATAGTGATTTAAAATCTTAACATATTGTGAATCCACCGGGACCCCAACTCCCTATAAATCCTTAATTTGCCCTAAATCATTATGTCTATTGGCTATCTCGCCCTGGTACTCCATGCTCACCTACCCTTTGTCAGACACCCCGAAAGTGACTATGTATTAGAGGAAGAGTGGTTATTTGAAGCCATTACCGAAACCTATATTCCTCTGATCCAAATGTTTGAAGGGCTCAAACGTGATCGCATTGAATTCAAAATGACCATGAGCCTGACCCCCCCTCTGGTGTCCATGCTCCGCGATCCGCTTTTGCAAGAACGCTACGACCAACACTTAGCCAAACTACAGGAATTGGTCGAGAAAGAAGTTGACCACAACCAACACAATGACCATCTAGTTTATCTAGCCAAACATTATATTGAAGAATTTGCCGAAGCCCGTACCCTCTGGGAAAGATATAGCGGGGATTTAGTTACAGCCTTTAAGCAATTCCAAGACAGCAACAACCTAGAGATTATCACCTGTGGAGCCACCCACGGCTATCTACCCCTAATGAAAATGTACCCCCAAGCGGTACACGCCCAAATCCAAGTCGCCTGCGAACACTACGAAGAAAACTTTGGTCGCCCCCCTAGAGGTATCTGGCTGCCAGAATGCGCCTATTATAATGGTTTGGAAACGATTGTAGCCGACTGTGGTTTACGCTACTTTCTCACCGATGGCCATGGGGTACTCTATGCCCAACCCCGTCCCCGATTTGGTACCTATGCCCCCATTTTTACGGAAACCGGAGTCGCCGTTTTTGCTCGCGACCATGAATCATCCCAGCAGGTCTGGTCTTCCCAGGTGGGATATCCCGGCTCTCCCGAATATAGAGAGTTTTATAAAGATTTAGGTTGGGAAGCTGAATATGAATATATTAAACCCTATATCATGCCCAACGGTCAACGGAAAAATACGGGCATCAAATATCACAAAATTACTGGGCGCGACTTAGGACTAGCAGATAAAGAACTCTATGACCCCTATTGGGCTAAACAAAAAGTCGCGGAACACGCTGCCAATTTTATGTTTAACCGAGAGCGCCAGGTTGAACACCTACAGGGGATTATGCAGCGCCCCCCCATTATTGTCTCTCCCTATGATGCGGAACTTTTCGGACACTGGTGGTATGAAGGACCTTGGTTCCTAGATCTTCTGTTCCGCAAGACTTGGTTTGATCAAGATGTTTACGCGATGACCCATCTAGCTGATTATTTACAGACTTACCCCACCCAGCAGGTCTGTCGTCCGGCTCAGTCGAGTTGGGGTTATAAGGGATTTCATGAATATTGGCTTAACCATACTAACTCCTGGATATATCCCCATTTACATAAAGCGACAGAGCGCATGATTTCCCTCGCTTGTCGAGAAGCGCTTAATGAGTTGGAACTGCGGGCTCTCAATCAGGCGGCGCGGGAATTGCTGCTGGCTCAATCCTCTGACTGGGCTTTTATTATCAGTTCTGGGACTATGGTTCCCTATGCTGTGCGCCGCACTAAATCCCATCTCATGCGCTTTAACAAGATTTATGAGGATATCAAGATCGGTAAAATTGATGCGGGATGGCTCCAAAAGGTGGAAACTCTCGATAATATCTTCCCCAACATTAACTATCGGGTCTATCGACCTGTGATGTAGCCTCACCCCTACCCCCGCTCTAACCCTCCTATCATCCTATCAACCCTAGCCACTAAGGGGGCTGGGGCTTTTTTGTCAGAATGCGATCGCTAATTTAGCCCGAAACTAATGTTAAATTTTGTAAACTTCTGGTATTCTGTAAAATAGACTACAGAATTTTATAGTATAGTAGTAAGCGTGGGGGAAAAAACCCACTCAAATCACTAGGAGACAAAAAACATGGGTACTCAGGACCAAGCACGGGCGTTAATGATGGGTCATCACCAAAATATCAAGAACCGTCAGCAATCTATGCTCAACCGTTCGGCTCAAGAAGTAGGTATGGAAGATGTGGGTGACTACTACAGCACCATCCAAGGGAAACCTAACTCCAATTCAAGTATGAGTTACGATCGCAGTTCCTCATCAATGAGTTAAAGCACTTCAACCCTTTTTCAATCAGTTAATTCCATATACTAGGAGACAAAAATCATGGGTACTCAGGACCAAGCACGAGCTTTAATGATGGGTCATCACCAAAATATCAAGAACCGTCAGCAATCTATGCTCAACCGTTCGGCTCAAGAAGTAGGTATCGACGATGTGGGCGATTATTATAGCACCATCCAAGGGAAACCTAACTCCAATTCAAGTATGAGTTACGATCGCAGTTCCTCATCAATGAGTTAAAGCACTTCAACCCTTTTTCAATCAGTTAATTCCATATACTAGGAGACAAAAATCATGGGTACTCAGGACCGAAGCACGAGCTTTAATGATGGGTCATCACCAAAATATCAAGAACCGTCAGCAATCTATGCTCAACCGTTCGGCTCAAGAAGTAGGTATCGACGATGTGGGCGATTATTATAGCACCATCCAAGGGAAACCTAACTCCAATTCAAGTATGAGTTACGATCGCAGTTCCTCATCAATGAGTTAAAGCACTTCAACCCTTTTTCAATCAGTTAATTCCATATACTAGGAGACAAAAATCATGGGTACTCAGGACCAAGCACGAGCTTTAATGATGGGTCATCACCAAAATATCAAGAACCGTCAGCAATCTATGCTCAACCGTTCGGCTCAAGAAGTAGGTATCGACGATGTGGGCGATTATTATAGCACCATCCAAGGGAAACCTAACTCCAATTCAAGTATGAGTTACGATCGCAGTTCCTCATCAATGAGTTAAAGCACTTCAACCCTTTTTCAATCAGTTAATTCCATATACTAGGAGACAAAAATCATGGGTACTCAGGACCAAGCACGAGCTTTAATGATGGGTCATCACCAAAATATCAAGAACCGTCAGCAATCTATGCTCAACCGTTCGGCTCAAGAAGTAGGTATCGACGATGTGGGCGATTATTATAGCACCATCCAAGGGAAACCTAACTCCAATTCAAGTATGAGTTACGATCGCAGTTCCTCATCAATGAGTTAAAGGACTGCAACCCTTTTTAAATTCCTCATTTCAATCTGACTTAATAAATATCAATTAGCGGGAGACCAAAACCATGTGTACTCAAGATGAAGCCAGGGCGCTAATGATGCGTCATCATCATAACATCAAGAACCGTCAGCAATCTATGCTCAACCGTTCGGCGCAGGAAGTAGGTATCGATGTTGGGGATTATTATAGCACGATTCAAGGCAAACCCCATTCCGACTCACGGGATAACTACGATCGCTCCCGAGCTTCGATGAGTTAAAATTTCAACACCACGAAAAATTGAAAAATCTTTGTCCCCACCCCCACCTAGCCGTCTTCAGGTGGGGGATAGTTAATTATCCATGAATTTGTTTGTGCAAATCCCCACTGTAGCAATCCCGCTGGGTGGGGATTTTCAATTAAAACTTGGTATAATGCCTTCTGCTCAAGAGTAGATGCTAGAAGGCGAAACCTATGTCAGAGTGGCAAAAGATTGATGGTGGCATCACCGCACCCAAGGGATATAAAGCCAGTGGAATCACCGCCGGGCTCAAACCTTCTGGAGCGCCAGACTTAGCGTTGATTATATCAGATGTAGAGGCGATCGCAGCGGGGGTATTTACGACATCCCAAGTGCGCGCCGCCTGTGTAGATTATTGTCGGCAAAAGTTAGAAGCGAAACCCAGTGTGCGGGCGATTTTATGTAATTCCGGTCAAGCCAACGCCGGGACAGGACAGCAGGGGTGGGAAGATGCCCAAGATAGTGCGAAAGCCTTGGCGGCGGCGTTAAATATTGATCCAGATTCGATTTTACTAGCTTCCACCGGAGTCATCGGTAAACGGATTAAAATGGAGGAACTCATAGCAGCCATTCCCCAATTAGTGTCTGAGGTTTCCGAAAACGGCGGGACAGCGGCAGCCGGGGCAATTATGACGACGGATTTGGTGATGAAATCCATTGCTTTAGAAACTCAATTTGGCGATCGCCCGGTGCGGATTGGTGGCATTGCCAAAGGTTCGGGGATGATTCATCCTAATATGGCAACAATGCTGGCTTTTGTCACCTGTGATGCTGCGGTTTCTCCTCCTCTGTGGCAAGAAATGCTGACTAGGGCTGCCAATCGTAGTTTTAATCAAATTACAGTTGATGGGGATACTAGCACCAACGACACGCTGATTGCTTTAGCTAATGGTCAGTCCCGCACTCCGGCAATTACTGGACCCGGACCTGATGCTGATAAATTAGAAGCGATGCTGACAGCAGTTTGTGAACATTTAGCTAAGGCGATCGCCAGAGATGGAGAAGGGGCTACCTGTTTAATTGAAGTGCAGGTAACTGGCGCACCCACAGAAGCAGCGGCGGCTATGGTTGCTAAAACTATTGTTGGGTCTTCTTTATTAAAGGCGGCGATTTTCGGTTGTGACCCTAATTGGGGAAGAATTGCGGCTGCAGCCGGACGGGCTGGGGTTCGTTTTGACCAGGATAAGTTAGAGATTTCCTTGGGTGAGTTTCAACTGATGAAAAATGGTCAGCCTTTAGCTTTTGATGCAGCTGCGGCCAGTAATTATTTAAAACTGGCTAAAACTGCGGCTTATCTTCAGGAAGATACAGTGTTAATCAAGGTTAAAATTGGTGATGAGCCAGGAAGTAGTAAGGCTTGGGGATGTGACCTTAGCTATGATTATGTGAAAATTAATGCAGAATACACTACTTAATTGGTCTTGACCTGATCAACCCGGTTGCTCACAGAAACCGGGTTGATTGTTCCGACAAATATCAACTATTCGCGCTCACAGGGTTTCTGGATCGATACCCAATTCCCGGAGTTTCGCCAAGGCGCGATCGCGTTCTTGTTTTGCCTTATCCCGTTCTTGTTGTGCCTCATTGCGTTCTTGTTGTGCGCGATCGCGTTCATCAAACAAATCCCCCGGTTCTTTGAACAATTCCCCATTAGGGTGATACACTGCTAAACCATCATCAAACAGCTCAAAGCGAATGTTCAACAGTGGAGAAGTCCAGGGGAAATCTAGGGGGGTAATTAACACCAAGCTATCTTCGGGGGTAGCCCGTTGAAAACCCCAAAAATTATGGGATTGGGGATTATAAAAATACATCTCCAGCACGCCATACTGTTGATAAAATTGTTGTTTGGCAGCCATTTCGCTCATGGTGTTACTGGGAGAGAGGATCTCAAACACCACTTGCGGCGGAATGTTGTCTTCTTCCCACTGTTTATAACTACCGCGCGCGCCATCAGGACGACCTAACACCACCATCGCATCAGGGGCTTGTCTGGGAGCGGGGGGACGTTCTACCTGGACGGGATACCAGAGTAAATCCCCCGCCACAAAAGCCACTTGTGACTTGAGAAGTTGTTTAAGGTTGCTGACTAGCCGCACAATCCAGCCATACTGGAGGGTATTTTCCGCCATCGGTTTACCATCAGAGTCGGGGTAGAGGATATGAGGGGGGATAGGAGTTTGAACCATCATTCAGTACCCGGATGAATCAATATTCACCTATTATATAGCGACCCTAGAACGGTTGTGGAATCAGCCCTCGCCCTCAATCTGAATCCCAGAGAGGGACAGGAACTTTTGCTCACAATTATCAGAGGGTTTCTGGATCGATACCCAATTCCCGGAGTTTCGCAAAGGCGCGATCGCGTTGTTGTTGTGCCTCATTGCGTTCTTGTTGTGCGCGATCGCGTTCTTGTTTTGCCTCATTGCGTTCTTGTTGTGCGCGATCGCGTTCATCAAACAAATCCCCCGGTTCTTTGAACAATTCCCCATTAGGGTGATACACTGCTAAACCATCATCAAACAGCTCAAAGCGAATGTTCAACAGTGGAGAAGTCCAGGGGAAATCTAGGGGGGTAATTAACACCAAGCTATCTTCGGGGGTAGCCCGTTGAAAACCCCAAAAATTATGGGATTGGGGATTATAAAAATACATCTCCAGCACGCCATACTGTTGATAAAATTGTTGTTTGGCGGCCATTTCGCTCATGGTGTTACTGGGAGAGAGGATTTCAAACACCACTTGCGGCGGAATGTTGTCTTCTTCCCACTGTTTATAACTACCGCGCGCGCCATCAGGACGACCTAACACCACCATCGCATCAGGGGCTTGTCTGGGAGCGGGGGGACGTTCTACCTGGACGGGATACCAGAGTAAATCCCCCGCCACAAAAGCTACCTGTGACTTGAGAAGTTGTTTAAGGTTGCTCACTAGCCGCACAATCCAGCCATACTGGAGGGTATTTTCCGCCATCGGTTTACCATCAGAGTCGGGGTAGAGGATATGAGGGGGGATAGGAGTTTGAACCATCATTCAGTACCCGGATGAATCAATATTCACCTATTATATAGCGACCCTAGAACGGTTGTGGAATCAGCCCTCGCCCTCAATGTGAATCCCAGAGAGGGACAGGAACTTTTGCTCACAATTATCAGAGGGTTTCTGGATCGATACCCAATTCCCGGAGTTTCGCAAAGGCGCGATCGCGTTCTTGTTGTGCCTCATTGCGTTCTTGTTGTGCGCGATCGCGTTCATCAAACAAATCCCCCGGTTCTTTGAACAATTCCCCATTAGGGTGATACACTGCTAAACCATCATCAAACAGCTCAAAGCGAATGTTCAACAGTGGGGAAGTCCAGGGGAAATCTAGGGGGGTAATTAACACCAAGCTATCTTCGGGGGTAGCCCGTTGAAAACCCCAAAAATTATGGGATTGGGGATTATAAAAATACATCTCCAGCACGCCATACTGTTGATAAAATTGTTGTTTGGCAGCCATTTCGCTCATGGTGTTACTGGGAGAGAGGATTTCAAACACCACTTGCGGCGGAATGTTGTCTTCTTCCCACTGTTTATAACTACCGCGCGCGCCATCAGGACGACCTAACACCACCATCGCATCAGGGGCTTGTCTGGGGACGGGGGGGACGTTCTACCTGGACGGGATACCAGAGTAAATCCCCCGCCACAAAAGCTACTTGTGACTTGAGAAGTTGTTTAAGGTTGCTGACTAGCCGCACAATCCAGCCATACTGGAGGGTATTTTCCGCCATCGGTTTACCATCAGAGTCGGGGTAGAGGATATGAGGGGGGATAGGAGTTTGAACCATCATTCAGTACCCGGATGAATCAATATTCACCTATTATATAGCGACCCTAGAACGGTTGTGGAATCAGCCCTCGCCCTCAATCTGAATCCCAGAGAGGGACAGGAACTTTTGCTCACAATTATCAGAGGGTTTCTGGATCGATACCCAATTCCCGGAGTTTCGCAAAGGCGCGATTGCGTTTTCATCAAACAAATCCCCCGGTTCTTTGAACAATTCCCCATTAGGATGATACACAGCTAAACCATCATCAAACAGCTCAAAGCGAATGTTCAACAGTGGAGAAGTCCAGGGGAAATCTAGGGGGGTAATTAACACCAAGCTATCTTCGGGGGTAGCCCGTTGAAAACCCCAAAAATTATGGGATTGGGGATTATAAAAATACATCTCCAGCACGCCATACTGTTGATAAAATTGTTGTTTGGCAGCCATTTCGCTCATGGTGTTACTGGGAGAGAGGATCTCAAACACCACTTGCGGCGGAATGTTGTCTTCTTCCCACTGTTTATAACTACCGCGCGCGCCATCAGGACGACCTAACACCACCATCGCATCAGGGGCTTGTCTGGGAGCGGGGGGACGTTCTACCTGGACGGGATACCAGAGTAAATCCCCCGCCACAAAAGCCACTTGTGACTTGAGAAGTTGTTTAAGGTTGCTGACTAGCCGCACAATCCAGCCATACTGGAGGGTATTTTCCGCCATCGGTTTACCATCAGAGTCGGGGTAGAGGATATGAGGGGGGATAGGAGTTTGAACCATCATTCAGTACCCGGATGAATCAATATTCACCTATTATATAGCGACCCTAGAACGGTTGTGGAATCAGCCCTCGCCCTCAATCTGAATCCCAGAGAGGGACAGGAACTTTTGCTCACAATTATCAGAGGGTTTCTGGATCGATACCCAATTCCCGGAGTTTCGCAAAGGCGCGATCGCGTTCTTGTTGTGCCTCATTGCGTTCTTGTTGTGCGCGATCGCGTTCATCAAACAAATCCCCCGGTTCTTTGAA includes:
- a CDS encoding Uma2 family endonuclease, with protein sequence MMVQTPIPPHILYPDSDGKPMAENTLQYGWIVRLVSNLKQLLKSQVAFVAGDLLWYPVQVERPPAPRQAPDAMVVLGRPDGARGSYKQWEEDNIPPQVVFEILSPSNTMSEMAAKQQFYQQYGVLEMYFYNPQSHNFWGFQRATPEDSLVLITPLDFPWTSPLLNIRFELFDDGLAVYHPNGELFKEPGDLFDERDRAQQERNEAQQERDKAKQERDRALAKLRELGIDPETL
- the argJ gene encoding bifunctional ornithine acetyltransferase/N-acetylglutamate synthase, with translation MSEWQKIDGGITAPKGYKASGITAGLKPSGAPDLALIISDVEAIAAGVFTTSQVRAACVDYCRQKLEAKPSVRAILCNSGQANAGTGQQGWEDAQDSAKALAAALNIDPDSILLASTGVIGKRIKMEELIAAIPQLVSEVSENGGTAAAGAIMTTDLVMKSIALETQFGDRPVRIGGIAKGSGMIHPNMATMLAFVTCDAAVSPPLWQEMLTRAANRSFNQITVDGDTSTNDTLIALANGQSRTPAITGPGPDADKLEAMLTAVCEHLAKAIARDGEGATCLIEVQVTGAPTEAAAAMVAKTIVGSSLLKAAIFGCDPNWGRIAAAAGRAGVRFDQDKLEISLGEFQLMKNGQPLAFDAAAASNYLKLAKTAAYLQEDTVLIKVKIGDEPGSSKAWGCDLSYDYVKINAEYTT
- a CDS encoding glycoside hydrolase family 57 protein; this encodes MSIGYLALVLHAHLPFVRHPESDYVLEEEWLFEAITETYIPLIQMFEGLKRDRIEFKMTMSLTPPLVSMLRDPLLQERYDQHLAKLQELVEKEVDHNQHNDHLVYLAKHYIEEFAEARTLWERYSGDLVTAFKQFQDSNNLEIITCGATHGYLPLMKMYPQAVHAQIQVACEHYEENFGRPPRGIWLPECAYYNGLETIVADCGLRYFLTDGHGVLYAQPRPRFGTYAPIFTETGVAVFARDHESSQQVWSSQVGYPGSPEYREFYKDLGWEAEYEYIKPYIMPNGQRKNTGIKYHKITGRDLGLADKELYDPYWAKQKVAEHAANFMFNRERQVEHLQGIMQRPPIIVSPYDAELFGHWWYEGPWFLDLLFRKTWFDQDVYAMTHLADYLQTYPTQQVCRPAQSSWGYKGFHEYWLNHTNSWIYPHLHKATERMISLACREALNELELRALNQAARELLLAQSSDWAFIISSGTMVPYAVRRTKSHLMRFNKIYEDIKIGKIDAGWLQKVETLDNIFPNINYRVYRPVM
- a CDS encoding sensor histidine kinase, which codes for MDYLHQSIYDLLPNNLANLYLKNVNKALITQEVQVFEYEWFFDEKRHHFEARIVVSGESEVLAIIRDITQSKLAQIELQRAKDAAESANHAQSEFLASMSHELRTPLNAIIGYSELLREDAVDFGYTDFIPDLDQIRASGLHLLTIIQDILDISKLESGMMTVCLENFNIATLIKEIEALVQPLFPKNHNQLKVNCTPDVEGMYADRIKVKQVLLNLLSNAAKFTENGLVNLNVIYIGQLDTKISAYLRENLASSVLVNDEHQLQGGVAFEVIDTGIGLTTEQMTKIFEPFERADNSTTRRYEGTGLGLSISKRFCELMGGAITVASEIGEGSTFTAYFPLVMGENTFTGM
- a CDS encoding HAMP domain-containing protein, translated to MGKFQGKRVSLVQKLTIAMTRLVIIVVTSVTWLSLQLQQHSFKQELEQQANILLETISIASAEPLEVSDVQFLTRLMEQLGTAQILVSGHIYQAEGRVIADVYNSEIFTNDIDLKPGVVELLKTSETLLNWQYDNQQLLGVKAVTFNGKIVGAVSVGLSTQPLENKMATVRNQGLIIAMIAAIAGACLASIISRSITEPLKQMTAATKELAAGDLELKIDLQSQDELQVLADSFNKMTKQLRDLVESKEQLITSLELRAEALRKSEVKNRALLNAIPDLMLRFNQEGLVLDFQASRRIN
- a CDS encoding Uma2 family endonuclease produces the protein MMVQTPIPPHILYPDSDGKPMAENTLQYGWIVRLVSNLKQLLKSQVAFVAGDLLWYPVQVERPPAPRQAPDAMVVLGRPDGARGSYKQWEEDNIPPQVVFEILSPSNTMSEMAAKQQFYQQYGVLEMYFYNPQSHNFWGFQRATPEDSLVLITPLDFPWTSPLLNIRFELFDDGLAVYHPNGELFKEPGDLFDERDRAQQERNEAKQERDRAQQERNEAQQQRDRAFAKLRELGIDPETL